A single window of Candidatus Kryptoniota bacterium DNA harbors:
- a CDS encoding glycosyl hydrolase family 18 protein translates to MTRFRSSANEVAQRYLTLLNVIIAVVFAGSFSNSQAQNKAVVGYYYFWDKSAFPYTEIEFNKVTCISHAFIVPNSDGTLSPEPGATMSDYLYPQMITAAHSANVKVVVTVGGYGDGKGYGFSSIAAGATARANFAGNLKDFCLQYDYDGVDIDWEYPGAGDRANFVLMMRAVHDSLASAGRNLSLSAAVPGYIGSGYDFGALDSLLDWVGVMTYDYYGSWTSVSGFVSPLYDPAPGATTDNEGSINSSMTQFLQGTTIPSSKLFMGLAFYGYNFQAAGLYKPRTGAAPSVSYANAVAYQNSGWTYHWDDVSKGPYLTDASGTHIITFDDTNSIALKCNYLKNKNLGGVIIWRLGLDYVSGSQPLLETTWKKLNTPTAIVFQPNVPDRTSALQNFPNPFNPITVISYKLSANSHVGLKIYDVLGREVGLLVNRIENAGLHEVMFDATKLSSGVYFYVLSINGKSFSKSMLYLK, encoded by the coding sequence ATGACAAGATTTCGCTCGTCGGCAAACGAAGTCGCGCAAAGATATCTGACGCTACTCAACGTCATCATCGCGGTTGTATTCGCCGGCTCTTTCAGCAACTCGCAGGCGCAGAATAAAGCAGTGGTCGGATACTACTACTTCTGGGACAAGTCGGCATTTCCCTACACGGAAATCGAATTCAACAAGGTCACATGTATTTCCCACGCGTTCATTGTCCCGAATTCCGACGGGACTCTTTCTCCCGAGCCCGGTGCGACAATGAGCGATTATCTTTATCCCCAAATGATAACCGCGGCGCACTCCGCGAATGTGAAAGTAGTAGTTACAGTCGGTGGGTATGGAGACGGGAAAGGCTACGGTTTCTCTTCTATTGCCGCAGGTGCGACGGCGCGAGCAAACTTCGCCGGCAACCTGAAAGATTTTTGCCTCCAGTACGATTATGACGGAGTGGACATCGACTGGGAATACCCGGGAGCCGGTGACAGAGCGAATTTCGTACTCATGATGAGGGCAGTTCACGATTCGCTCGCTTCGGCAGGCCGCAATCTTTCCCTGAGTGCCGCTGTACCAGGATACATCGGAAGCGGGTATGATTTTGGCGCACTTGACAGCCTTCTGGACTGGGTGGGAGTGATGACGTACGACTACTATGGATCGTGGACAAGCGTGTCAGGTTTCGTCTCTCCGCTCTACGACCCGGCTCCAGGAGCGACAACAGATAACGAGGGTTCGATCAATTCCTCGATGACTCAGTTCCTGCAAGGCACAACGATACCTTCATCAAAGCTTTTCATGGGACTGGCATTCTATGGTTACAATTTCCAGGCAGCCGGGCTCTATAAGCCGCGAACCGGTGCCGCGCCTTCAGTGTCATACGCGAACGCTGTCGCCTACCAGAATTCAGGCTGGACTTATCACTGGGACGACGTCTCGAAGGGCCCCTACCTCACCGATGCGTCCGGCACTCACATCATAACATTTGACGATACGAATTCGATCGCGCTCAAGTGCAACTATTTGAAAAACAAAAATCTCGGCGGCGTGATCATCTGGCGCCTCGGACTGGACTATGTCAGCGGCTCACAACCCTTGCTGGAGACAACCTGGAAAAAGTTGAATACACCAACTGCAATTGTGTTTCAACCGAACGTCCCCGATCGCACAAGCGCCCTGCAAAATTTTCCCAATCCGTTCAATCCGATAACAGTTATCAGCTATAAGCTGTCAGCTAACAGCCATGTCGGCTTGAAGATTTATGACGTGCTCGGTAGAGAAGTCGGACTCCTCGTTAACCGGATCGAGAATGCCGGACTGCATGAAGTCATGTTCGACGCTACAAAGCTATCAAGCGGTGTTTATTTTTATGTCCTATCCATAAACGGAAAATCATTTTCAAAGTCGATGCTTTACTTAAAATAA
- a CDS encoding PorV/PorQ family protein encodes MMKIRHYLMIAASTYFLLTGSAMAQTEEAQAGFRFLENPVSAEAMGKAGSGVATMTNSDAVFWNPAGLGWIDKQFDLNVNYTEGIANINYFAPSIAVKIGELGVLAFDGMIMDYGDFYGTRYAANPQGYVETGTFTPQAFALGIAFSQKVSDRFSYGVHIKYAYQNLGDAWVSTAGTSLSDPALQIATVRYSHGEPAFDVGALYDFKFHGVRFAAAVQNVSRQITYEQQAFFLPFSVNFGLTVEPLSFLMADYSSSSQSFVLSVQSTHPRDFNESVRVGGEYNFAKMLSLRAGYMTGLDERGFTGGIGVSQNFGGINLHIDYAYEPFGVFGAVHFISFGTSY; translated from the coding sequence ATGATGAAGATTCGTCATTATCTAATGATTGCGGCGTCGACTTATTTTCTTCTAACCGGCAGCGCCATGGCACAGACCGAAGAAGCACAGGCAGGTTTCCGGTTCCTGGAAAATCCCGTCTCAGCCGAGGCGATGGGTAAGGCCGGCAGCGGAGTGGCAACGATGACCAATTCGGACGCGGTGTTTTGGAATCCCGCGGGACTCGGCTGGATCGACAAGCAATTTGACCTGAACGTCAACTACACCGAAGGTATCGCAAACATAAACTACTTCGCTCCTTCGATTGCCGTGAAGATCGGCGAACTTGGCGTGCTCGCTTTCGACGGAATGATTATGGACTACGGAGATTTCTATGGCACACGGTACGCTGCTAACCCGCAAGGATATGTCGAGACCGGTACATTCACCCCTCAGGCCTTCGCGCTTGGCATCGCTTTCTCCCAGAAAGTCAGCGATAGATTTTCTTACGGTGTACATATTAAATATGCCTACCAGAATCTGGGAGATGCCTGGGTTTCAACTGCGGGGACGAGTCTTTCCGATCCCGCATTACAGATAGCAACAGTCAGGTATTCGCATGGAGAACCCGCGTTCGATGTAGGCGCATTGTATGATTTCAAATTTCATGGCGTCCGGTTCGCTGCGGCAGTCCAGAATGTCTCCCGGCAAATTACATATGAGCAACAGGCTTTCTTCCTCCCATTCTCGGTAAACTTCGGCCTGACCGTCGAACCGCTTTCGTTCCTGATGGCGGACTATTCGTCCTCCAGCCAATCTTTCGTCCTGAGTGTTCAGTCGACTCACCCGCGGGATTTCAACGAGAGCGTCCGCGTGGGAGGCGAATACAACTTCGCGAAAATGCTTTCACTGCGAGCCGGATATATGACAGGTCTGGACGAAAGAGGGTTCACGGGTGGAATTGGCGTCTCACAGAATTTCGGAGGCATCAACCTGCATATCGATTACGCATACGAACCGTTCGGCGTTTTCGGCGCTGTTCATTTCATCTCGTTCGGCACTTCATATTGA
- a CDS encoding GNAT family N-acetyltransferase yields the protein MKISISPISKEDLDNVIKLWNEVLPLDAITLDSLESRVLLDENFDENTFLVAKEDKSVVGFVVGTYARRVSLGDHDPKGDRCWITAFGVDPEFRRRGIGRQMIDSLLGKFKNIGKSECLIATYAPGYFVPGIDIKEYSGGIAFLKRLGFEEIARPLSMDTQLPLFRITPEAEEKEKRLGESGISVRPYKRSDLFSFIEFLGSNMPADWVRVSRINLRDMTRGIFHEDQIFVAVNEKDGQVIGYCQFEGAHFGPFGVAESFQGKGIGTVLLGRTLERMRAKGHHNAYVLWTDDIAAKVYSKFGFKETRRFAVMKKPIL from the coding sequence ATGAAAATTTCAATCAGTCCGATTTCTAAAGAAGATCTGGATAATGTCATCAAATTGTGGAATGAGGTTCTCCCCTTAGACGCGATTACACTCGACAGCCTGGAGTCGCGCGTCCTGCTGGACGAGAACTTTGACGAGAACACTTTTCTTGTCGCGAAAGAAGACAAAAGTGTCGTTGGATTCGTCGTCGGCACATACGCCCGGAGAGTCTCTCTCGGTGACCATGACCCCAAAGGAGACCGCTGCTGGATAACGGCATTCGGAGTCGACCCGGAATTCCGGCGGCGCGGAATCGGGAGGCAAATGATTGATTCCCTTCTGGGGAAATTCAAAAATATCGGGAAGAGCGAGTGCCTCATCGCGACTTACGCTCCCGGTTACTTCGTTCCGGGTATAGACATAAAGGAATATTCCGGCGGTATAGCTTTTCTGAAACGGCTCGGCTTCGAGGAAATCGCCCGCCCGCTAAGCATGGACACACAGCTACCGCTCTTCAGGATTACTCCAGAAGCAGAGGAGAAGGAAAAACGCCTCGGCGAATCAGGAATCTCGGTGAGGCCGTATAAAAGGAGCGACCTTTTTTCATTCATTGAGTTTCTCGGGTCGAATATGCCCGCAGACTGGGTCCGGGTCTCAAGAATAAACCTCAGGGATATGACTCGCGGCATTTTCCATGAGGACCAGATCTTTGTAGCGGTCAACGAAAAGGATGGCCAGGTGATCGGCTACTGCCAGTTCGAGGGCGCTCACTTCGGACCGTTTGGCGTCGCGGAAAGTTTTCAGGGAAAAGGAATCGGGACCGTCCTCCTCGGCAGAACTCTTGAGCGCATGCGTGCGAAAGGACATCACAACGCTTACGTCCTCTGGACAGACGATATCGCGGCAAAAGTCTATTCAAAATTCGGATTCAAAGAGACAAGGCGATTCGCGGTAATGAAAAAGCCGATCTTATAA
- a CDS encoding DUF5009 domain-containing protein yields MTEEQTHDVPSGTGRLISLDVFRGITIAGMILVNNAGDWSHVYAPLAHAEWDGWTPTDLIYPFFLFIMGVAMPFSFGKRAARGESKGKLAVHILIRSVIMFALGMLLSGIPNFNYSHRLILNVLQRIGVIYLMSGIIYLFSSVAAQAIVAVFCIVLYWLLMMLVPVPGYGAGVLAPVGNLWWYIDKVLLQGWHYHAEGILSLIPSISTVLFGSLTGHYLRTKRSDIEKAAGLLVVGNFGLVIGVIMSIWFPINKLLWSSSYVVFTAGFAMEMLGVSFWLIDIKGYKKWAEPFKVFGANAIASFFLSTLGAIILELVTITIHSPAGAAIKMSLKEYVYSTFFSPLASSYNASVLFSVVYLLIWYGVMYVFYKRKIFIKI; encoded by the coding sequence ATGACTGAGGAACAAACTCACGATGTCCCGTCCGGGACAGGAAGACTGATCTCGCTCGACGTATTCAGAGGAATCACGATCGCCGGGATGATACTTGTAAATAACGCCGGAGATTGGTCTCATGTTTATGCACCGCTCGCTCATGCTGAGTGGGACGGATGGACTCCGACGGACCTGATCTATCCGTTCTTCCTGTTCATCATGGGAGTAGCGATGCCCTTCTCGTTCGGGAAAAGGGCGGCGAGGGGCGAAAGCAAAGGCAAACTCGCGGTCCACATTCTCATCCGGTCCGTGATAATGTTTGCGCTCGGGATGCTTCTATCAGGGATTCCGAATTTCAATTACTCACATAGGCTGATTCTCAATGTCCTTCAGAGAATCGGAGTGATATACCTGATGTCGGGTATTATCTATCTGTTCTCGAGCGTGGCCGCGCAAGCAATCGTCGCCGTGTTCTGCATCGTCCTCTATTGGCTGCTCATGATGCTCGTTCCCGTCCCGGGTTACGGAGCTGGAGTTCTCGCGCCGGTCGGCAACCTGTGGTGGTACATTGACAAGGTTCTTCTGCAAGGCTGGCATTATCACGCGGAGGGAATACTGAGCCTGATCCCGTCGATCTCCACAGTGCTTTTCGGATCGCTGACAGGTCATTATCTCAGAACGAAGAGAAGCGATATCGAGAAAGCTGCCGGCCTACTGGTCGTAGGTAACTTCGGACTCGTGATCGGCGTAATCATGTCGATCTGGTTCCCGATCAACAAACTCCTGTGGAGCAGCTCGTATGTTGTGTTCACTGCCGGATTCGCCATGGAGATGCTCGGCGTCTCCTTCTGGCTGATCGACATAAAGGGATACAAGAAATGGGCGGAACCGTTCAAAGTTTTCGGCGCGAATGCGATCGCTTCCTTCTTCCTCTCCACTCTCGGCGCGATTATCCTCGAGCTCGTTACGATCACAATCCACTCCCCCGCCGGCGCCGCAATCAAGATGAGCCTTAAGGAATACGTTTACAGCACATTCTTCTCTCCGCTGGCGAGCAGTTACAACGCTTCGGTGCTTTTCTCCGTTGTTTACCTCCTCATCTGGTACGGAGTGATGTACGTTTTCTACAAGCGAAAAATATTCATAAAGATTTGA
- a CDS encoding PIG-L family deacetylase, with amino-acid sequence MKKKIYSCALLLLFAFAGGKHDADERNSSKMKNGTQTILAIGAHAGDMEISCGAVLAKQAMMGDRVVILHLTLGEGGNPKMSAEDYGSQKKREALKVDSLLGAEPIFGPYHDGELPNDEVARHYVANVIRMVKPSCIITHWTKSIHKDHSNAHAVVVDAILLASLPSVGTVTPYSETEYPEWRGVKRILYTENWEDMDDYQPYVYVDVNESLEKWEKAVKEYEFIGGKISSFPYLNYYKSLASVRGAEAGFACAVSFNVDQFDKKLIWKTINP; translated from the coding sequence ATGAAGAAAAAAATCTATTCTTGCGCGCTCCTGTTACTATTCGCCTTCGCGGGTGGAAAACATGACGCCGACGAAAGGAACTCCAGCAAAATGAAAAACGGTACACAGACTATCCTGGCAATCGGGGCTCACGCGGGTGATATGGAGATCTCATGCGGGGCAGTTCTTGCAAAGCAGGCCATGATGGGAGACCGGGTCGTGATTCTTCACCTGACGCTCGGTGAAGGCGGAAATCCAAAGATGTCAGCCGAAGACTACGGCAGCCAGAAGAAACGTGAGGCGCTCAAGGTCGACAGCCTCCTTGGCGCCGAGCCAATCTTCGGACCCTACCACGACGGCGAGCTCCCTAACGACGAGGTCGCGAGACATTATGTCGCCAACGTCATCAGGATGGTGAAACCGAGCTGCATAATAACACACTGGACAAAAAGCATTCATAAAGATCATTCCAACGCGCACGCGGTAGTGGTAGATGCCATACTCCTCGCAAGCTTGCCGTCGGTGGGAACTGTAACTCCTTACTCGGAGACCGAATATCCTGAGTGGCGCGGTGTGAAGCGCATCTTGTACACCGAGAACTGGGAGGACATGGACGATTATCAGCCGTACGTTTACGTGGACGTGAACGAGTCGCTTGAGAAATGGGAGAAAGCGGTAAAGGAGTACGAGTTCATCGGAGGAAAGATCTCGAGCTTCCCTTATTTGAATTATTACAAGTCGCTTGCATCGGTTCGCGGAGCGGAAGCCGGATTCGCCTGCGCTGTTTCATTCAACGTCGACCAGTTCGATAAGAAACTAATATGGAAGACAATTAATCCATGA
- a CDS encoding GNAT family N-acetyltransferase: protein MTNLYTATSRQELTGAFSIRPYVGDDENSVVALWNKCLLRDPITTETFRRKVLLDENFDQDGCIIVSIDEMVVGFCLAVRRRYPYFGLDMERGRGWITAFFVHPSYRTKGFGKKLVTAGEHFLKSCGVQDVFVSSYTPNYFAPGIDLDAYEDALTFLKNLGYKRSERVYSMGRSLMDFQLSREAENKLAALASQGIKISVFDPKFLTGLIEFLRNDYPGELLRVALEKLRRNPNTDEIILAVKDEHVIGFSHFEEEHFGPFAIEKEFMGRGIGTSLYYATAVQMKEKGQRNLWLAWTTGHAKDFYHRCGLRVTRRHEIMKKSLR, encoded by the coding sequence ATGACAAACTTATATACTGCCACAAGCAGGCAGGAGTTGACCGGCGCATTTTCTATCCGTCCGTATGTTGGCGATGATGAAAACAGCGTGGTCGCTCTCTGGAACAAGTGCCTCCTCCGTGATCCGATAACAACGGAGACCTTCAGGAGAAAGGTGTTGCTTGATGAAAATTTCGATCAAGATGGTTGTATAATAGTTTCGATCGACGAGATGGTAGTCGGATTCTGCCTCGCGGTGAGGCGGCGATACCCGTACTTCGGTCTCGACATGGAACGCGGCAGGGGCTGGATCACCGCTTTTTTTGTCCATCCCAGCTATCGAACTAAGGGCTTCGGGAAGAAACTGGTGACCGCCGGTGAGCACTTCCTGAAATCCTGCGGGGTCCAGGACGTATTCGTGTCCTCATACACACCAAATTACTTCGCTCCCGGAATCGATCTCGACGCTTACGAAGACGCGCTTACCTTCTTGAAAAACCTTGGCTACAAAAGAAGCGAGAGAGTATACAGCATGGGCCGCTCACTAATGGACTTCCAGCTGTCCCGGGAAGCGGAAAACAAATTGGCGGCGCTCGCCTCACAGGGAATCAAGATCAGCGTATTCGACCCCAAGTTCCTCACGGGATTGATAGAATTCCTCCGGAACGATTATCCGGGAGAGCTGCTCAGGGTAGCTCTCGAAAAACTGAGAAGGAACCCGAACACCGATGAGATCATACTCGCGGTGAAAGACGAACACGTGATCGGCTTCAGCCACTTCGAAGAAGAGCACTTCGGGCCGTTCGCCATCGAGAAGGAATTTATGGGAAGGGGGATCGGGACTTCCCTTTATTACGCGACGGCTGTCCAGATGAAAGAAAAGGGTCAAAGAAATTTGTGGCTCGCGTGGACCACGGGGCACGCAAAAGATTTCTACCACAGATGCGGTTTAAGAGTTACCAGGCGGCATGAAATAATGAAGAAGTCGCTGAGATGA
- a CDS encoding sodium:solute symporter family protein: protein MNFHLADWVILIAYLSGSIYAGLRARKYVENMEGYYVAGRKVKVALGTATLIATEIGVVTFMYFGQLGYMTGFSCFVLGVIGVFGYLVIGKTGFVVSRLRELKVITIPEFYEMRFSKWVRWLGGVLLFLGGVLNMGIFLRFDSIFLTETMGLGEQARVAVMVVMLLVVIAYTVLGGMFSVVITDFIQFVILSFGMLIATIFILMRVDIHKIVSAVTQQYGASGVNPVMNPHFGWAFIFWMLIGSIALSALNQPAVSKSFASESPEVGRKVFLYTGLTLGGRYMIPMFWGVAALAVLGPHADSLVAMPRLLGLFVPSGFLGLMIAGMLAASMSTYSAYLLAWSTVATRDVISPLLKTSLTDALNVRMTRTIAIFIGIFMLVFGLVYEIPSTAYQYLAITAGMYAAGGFACVTAGIYWRKANVVGAYWGLGLGAVAPLTFLVLSQFKESLPAGFLFLVDVNISGFISFALAAIGMILGSLLTQKSHPPVKL from the coding sequence ATGAATTTTCATCTGGCGGACTGGGTCATCCTGATCGCGTATCTCAGCGGGTCGATTTATGCCGGGCTCCGCGCGCGAAAATATGTTGAGAACATGGAAGGCTACTACGTAGCCGGTAGAAAAGTGAAAGTGGCGCTCGGCACTGCAACGCTCATCGCTACAGAGATCGGCGTCGTGACGTTCATGTATTTCGGCCAGCTCGGCTACATGACCGGTTTCTCCTGCTTCGTGCTCGGTGTGATCGGTGTCTTCGGATACCTCGTAATCGGAAAGACGGGCTTCGTCGTCTCCCGTTTGAGAGAGCTCAAAGTCATAACGATACCTGAATTCTACGAGATGCGTTTCAGCAAGTGGGTGAGATGGCTCGGCGGCGTTCTGCTCTTCCTCGGAGGAGTCCTGAATATGGGCATCTTTCTGAGGTTCGACAGCATTTTCCTGACGGAGACGATGGGGCTGGGAGAACAGGCGAGAGTTGCGGTCATGGTCGTCATGCTGCTCGTCGTGATAGCGTACACGGTACTCGGCGGAATGTTCTCAGTAGTCATCACCGATTTTATACAGTTCGTAATTCTCTCGTTCGGTATGCTCATAGCAACGATCTTCATTCTCATGAGAGTAGATATCCACAAGATTGTAAGCGCAGTGACCCAGCAATACGGCGCATCAGGAGTTAACCCCGTGATGAATCCGCATTTCGGGTGGGCATTTATTTTCTGGATGCTGATAGGAAGCATCGCGCTGTCTGCTTTGAATCAACCCGCGGTGTCCAAATCATTCGCCTCCGAGAGCCCTGAAGTCGGAAGAAAAGTGTTTCTTTACACCGGTCTCACTCTCGGCGGACGGTACATGATCCCGATGTTCTGGGGAGTGGCGGCCCTCGCCGTTCTCGGGCCTCATGCTGATTCACTTGTCGCCATGCCCCGGCTTCTGGGCTTATTCGTGCCGTCGGGATTCCTCGGACTCATGATCGCAGGAATGCTGGCTGCCTCGATGTCGACTTACAGCGCATACTTGCTTGCATGGAGCACGGTCGCGACGAGAGACGTAATCTCTCCATTATTGAAAACCTCACTCACCGACGCACTCAATGTCAGGATGACGAGAACCATCGCAATCTTCATCGGCATATTCATGCTTGTATTCGGACTGGTTTACGAGATTCCATCGACCGCGTATCAGTATCTCGCGATCACTGCCGGCATGTACGCTGCGGGCGGTTTCGCCTGCGTGACCGCCGGAATCTACTGGCGAAAGGCGAACGTTGTAGGTGCCTACTGGGGTCTCGGGTTGGGTGCGGTCGCGCCTCTGACTTTCCTTGTTCTCTCCCAGTTCAAGGAATCCTTGCCGGCCGGATTCCTCTTTCTGGTCGACGTGAACATCTCGGGGTTCATTAGTTTCGCGCTTGCCGCCATTGGAATGATACTTGGCTCGCTCCTCACGCAGAAGAGTCATCCCCCGGTGAAATTATGA
- a CDS encoding discoidin domain-containing protein, producing MKEFSGRSNSLLVLAVLVALLAVPTSAQVPKRHSWNHSAKVTVDASNRLSVINPLIYGLNVARWDEDLFPGPAQDMLLTSDQTAIRRIRQSGVTILKYPGGNDADHYTWNDPKNSAAEMNTDEYAALLAATGTEGFVTINFNESPELAAEWVAYCNKEKGYHIKYWEIGDEQWGSWARGHTTPEKYAERFISFAKAMKGADSTILVASNVMPSADTSGWTYRVLKSAGKYIDMVSFSFYPFTNKQEYEDTILTGPYRYRLAYKTIREALEEALPIADPAHGKEKADTMWIADVGYNSISGYPGPITLSIANTLYIADMIGTMAQLGEQISCYWALHNSYPPRHGDYGILSEDGKGRRNFVYYVFPLFTRYFGRDLVNSTCSDTSLSVYSSLTGNDTLSIILINKNKRTAARADIELKGFTAQGSPTALILNSEHKLDKFDALKHTASVLSENIPPYSIVVLQLQREGAVPPPENLALGARATASSFALNGPDFGPSRAVDGKQYTRWASSALWGKEGGLDEQWFELDFGKQRKFNTIVLHWSEGHGVQFIILVSPDKKNWHTVVQEQQGAGGTQNFGFEDVRARFIKLICLKGTHSVSTYSINEFEIYDYPKSLRKSTSYKNEN from the coding sequence ATGAAGGAATTCTCGGGAAGAAGCAATTCGCTGCTTGTGCTCGCTGTGCTCGTGGCGCTTTTAGCGGTGCCGACAAGTGCGCAAGTACCGAAGCGCCATTCCTGGAATCATTCTGCAAAAGTGACGGTGGATGCGTCAAATCGTTTGTCGGTAATCAACCCGCTTATATATGGTCTTAACGTCGCGAGATGGGACGAGGATTTGTTCCCGGGACCCGCACAGGATATGCTGTTAACCTCCGACCAGACAGCAATAAGAAGAATCAGGCAAAGCGGGGTAACAATCCTGAAATATCCAGGCGGGAACGACGCCGATCATTATACATGGAACGATCCGAAGAACAGCGCCGCTGAAATGAATACTGACGAATACGCCGCACTGCTTGCCGCAACCGGCACCGAAGGGTTTGTTACCATAAACTTCAATGAATCTCCCGAACTCGCTGCGGAATGGGTGGCGTATTGCAACAAAGAGAAAGGCTACCACATCAAGTACTGGGAAATCGGAGACGAACAGTGGGGCTCGTGGGCGAGGGGACACACCACTCCGGAAAAATACGCCGAAAGATTTATCTCGTTCGCGAAGGCGATGAAGGGAGCTGACTCGACCATACTCGTCGCATCCAACGTCATGCCTTCGGCGGACACGAGCGGCTGGACATACCGCGTCCTGAAGTCCGCCGGCAAGTACATCGATATGGTGAGTTTCTCGTTTTATCCTTTCACCAACAAACAGGAATACGAAGACACGATATTGACCGGCCCCTACCGATATCGCCTCGCGTACAAAACCATTCGCGAAGCGCTCGAAGAAGCACTCCCGATAGCCGATCCGGCGCATGGCAAGGAAAAAGCAGACACAATGTGGATCGCTGACGTCGGCTACAATTCAATCTCAGGATATCCCGGACCGATCACGCTCTCTATCGCGAACACATTGTATATCGCCGATATGATAGGTACCATGGCACAGCTCGGAGAACAGATTTCATGTTACTGGGCGCTTCACAACTCCTATCCTCCAAGACACGGCGATTACGGTATCCTTTCAGAAGATGGAAAAGGCAGACGAAATTTCGTTTACTACGTTTTCCCGTTATTCACTCGATACTTTGGAAGAGATCTTGTCAACAGCACATGCTCAGACACTTCCCTTTCCGTATACTCGAGCCTGACCGGTAACGATACTCTTTCGATCATCCTCATCAACAAAAACAAACGCACCGCCGCGAGGGCTGACATAGAGTTGAAAGGATTCACGGCGCAGGGTTCTCCCACAGCATTGATCCTCAACTCCGAGCACAAGCTGGATAAGTTTGATGCGCTCAAGCATACCGCTTCTGTACTTTCAGAGAATATCCCTCCCTATTCTATTGTCGTTCTTCAGCTGCAGCGAGAAGGTGCCGTTCCACCGCCGGAAAACCTGGCGCTCGGAGCGCGGGCCACTGCATCCTCATTTGCTCTCAATGGTCCTGACTTCGGACCCTCAAGGGCTGTAGACGGCAAGCAGTACACACGTTGGGCTTCTTCAGCTTTGTGGGGAAAAGAAGGCGGACTCGACGAGCAGTGGTTTGAACTTGACTTTGGAAAGCAGCGCAAGTTTAACACGATCGTTCTCCACTGGAGTGAGGGACACGGAGTTCAATTTATCATACTAGTCTCGCCGGACAAAAAGAACTGGCACACAGTAGTTCAGGAGCAGCAGGGTGCCGGCGGAACGCAAAATTTTGGTTTTGAAGATGTCAGAGCCCGTTTCATCAAACTCATCTGTCTGAAGGGAACGCACTCGGTCTCGACCTACTCGATAAACGAATTCGAAATCTATGATTATCCGAAGAGTTTGCGAAAGAGTACGTCTTACAAAAATGAAAATTGA